A window from Eubalaena glacialis isolate mEubGla1 chromosome 1, mEubGla1.1.hap2.+ XY, whole genome shotgun sequence encodes these proteins:
- the SPOPL gene encoding speckle-type POZ protein-like isoform X1, producing the protein MSREPTPPLSGDMSTGPIAESWCYTQVKVVKFSYMWTINNFSFCREEMGEVLKSSTFSSSPSDKMKWCLRVNPKGLDDESKDYLSLYLLLVSCPKSEVRAKFKFSLLNAKREETKAMESQRAYRFVQGKDWGFKKFIRRDFLLDEANGLLPDDKLTLFCEHLQHCLQKRRKHCTGLPKELPPPLPCKWCCRQVSVVQDSVNISGHTNTNTLKVPECRLADDLGNLWENTRFTDCSFFVRGQEFKAHKSVLAARSPVFNAMFEHEMEESKKNRVEINDVDPEVFKEMMRFIYTGKAPNLDKMADNLLAAADKYALERLKVMCEEALCSNLSVENVADTLVLADLHSAEQLKAQAIDFINRCSVLRQLGCKDGKNWNSNQAADIMETSGWKSMIQSHPHLVAEAFRALASAQCPQFGIPRKRLKQS; encoded by the exons ATGTCTCGAGAACCCACCCCACCTCTCTCTGGAGATATGTCTACTGGTCCTATAGCAGAAAGCTGGTGTTACACACAG GTTAAAGTTGTAAAATTTTCCTACATGTGGACCATTAATAACTTCAGTTTTTGTCGAGAGGAAATGGGTGAAGTGTTAAAAAGTTCAACGTTCTCATCTAGCCCCAGTGACAAAATGAAATG GTGCCTGAGGGTAAATCCAAAGGGATTAGATGATGAAAGTAAAGACTACTTGTCCTTATATTTGCTTTTAGTCAGCTGTCCAAAAAGTGAAGTTCGAGCAAAATTCAAATTTTCCCTTCTGAATGctaaaagggaagaaacaaaagcaaTGG AAAGCCAAAGAGCATATCGATttgtacaagggaaagactggggttttaaaaaattcattcgaAGGGATTTTTTGCTTGATGAAGCTAATGGTCTTTTACCAGATGACAAGCTTACATTATTTTGTGAG CATCTCCAGCACTGCTTGCAGAAGAGGAGGAAGCATTGCACTGGCCTACCTAAAGAactgcctcctcccctcccctgcaagTGGTGCTGTAGACAG GTGAGTGTGGTCCAAGATTCAGTAAATATATCAGGACATACTAATACAAATACTTTAAAGGTGCCTGAATGTCGACTAGCAGATGATTTAGGTAATCTCTGGGAAAACACAAGATTTACAGATTGCAGTTTTTTCGTGAGAGGACAAGAATTTAAAGCTCATAAATCTGTACTTGCAG CTCGATCCCCAGTTTTTAATGCAATGTTTGAACATGAAATGGAAGAAAGCAAAAAG AATCgagtggaaataaatgatgtAGACCCTgaggtttttaaagaaatgatgagATTCATTTACACAGGGAAGGCGCCAAATCTTGACAAAATGGCTGACAACTTGTTGGCAGCTGCAGACAAA TATGCACTGGAACGGCTGAAGGTCATGTGTGAAGAAGCTTTGTGTAGTAACCTCTCAGTAGAAAATGTTGCTGATACCCTTGTCCTTGCAGATTTGCACAGTGCGGAACAGTTGAAAGCACAAGCCATAGACTTTATTAATAG GTGCAGTGTACTTCGACAGCTTGGGTGTAAAGATGGGAAAAACTGGAACAGCAA ccaAGCAGCAGACATAATGGAAACATCTGGGTGGAAGTCCATGATTCAGTCTCACCCACATTTGGTAGCAGAAGCCTTCCGAGCACTAGCATCTGCACAGTGTCCACAGTTTGGTATTCCACGAAAACGGCTGAAACAGTCTTGA
- the SPOPL gene encoding speckle-type POZ protein-like isoform X3 produces MSREPTPPLSGDMSTGPIAESWCYTQVKVVKFSYMWTINNFSFCREEMGEVLKSSTFSSSPSDKMKWCLRVNPKGLDDESKDYLSLYLLLVSCPKSEVRAKFKFSLLNAKREETKAMESQRAYRFVQGKDWGFKKFIRRDFLLDEANGLLPDDKLTLFCEHLQHCLQKRRKHCTGLPKELPPPLPCKWCCRQVSVVQDSVNISGHTNTNTLKVPECRLADDLARSPVFNAMFEHEMEESKKNRVEINDVDPEVFKEMMRFIYTGKAPNLDKMADNLLAAADKYALERLKVMCEEALCSNLSVENVADTLVLADLHSAEQLKAQAIDFINRCSVLRQLGCKDGKNWNSNQAADIMETSGWKSMIQSHPHLVAEAFRALASAQCPQFGIPRKRLKQS; encoded by the exons ATGTCTCGAGAACCCACCCCACCTCTCTCTGGAGATATGTCTACTGGTCCTATAGCAGAAAGCTGGTGTTACACACAG GTTAAAGTTGTAAAATTTTCCTACATGTGGACCATTAATAACTTCAGTTTTTGTCGAGAGGAAATGGGTGAAGTGTTAAAAAGTTCAACGTTCTCATCTAGCCCCAGTGACAAAATGAAATG GTGCCTGAGGGTAAATCCAAAGGGATTAGATGATGAAAGTAAAGACTACTTGTCCTTATATTTGCTTTTAGTCAGCTGTCCAAAAAGTGAAGTTCGAGCAAAATTCAAATTTTCCCTTCTGAATGctaaaagggaagaaacaaaagcaaTGG AAAGCCAAAGAGCATATCGATttgtacaagggaaagactggggttttaaaaaattcattcgaAGGGATTTTTTGCTTGATGAAGCTAATGGTCTTTTACCAGATGACAAGCTTACATTATTTTGTGAG CATCTCCAGCACTGCTTGCAGAAGAGGAGGAAGCATTGCACTGGCCTACCTAAAGAactgcctcctcccctcccctgcaagTGGTGCTGTAGACAG GTGAGTGTGGTCCAAGATTCAGTAAATATATCAGGACATACTAATACAAATACTTTAAAGGTGCCTGAATGTCGACTAGCAGATGATTTAG CTCGATCCCCAGTTTTTAATGCAATGTTTGAACATGAAATGGAAGAAAGCAAAAAG AATCgagtggaaataaatgatgtAGACCCTgaggtttttaaagaaatgatgagATTCATTTACACAGGGAAGGCGCCAAATCTTGACAAAATGGCTGACAACTTGTTGGCAGCTGCAGACAAA TATGCACTGGAACGGCTGAAGGTCATGTGTGAAGAAGCTTTGTGTAGTAACCTCTCAGTAGAAAATGTTGCTGATACCCTTGTCCTTGCAGATTTGCACAGTGCGGAACAGTTGAAAGCACAAGCCATAGACTTTATTAATAG GTGCAGTGTACTTCGACAGCTTGGGTGTAAAGATGGGAAAAACTGGAACAGCAA ccaAGCAGCAGACATAATGGAAACATCTGGGTGGAAGTCCATGATTCAGTCTCACCCACATTTGGTAGCAGAAGCCTTCCGAGCACTAGCATCTGCACAGTGTCCACAGTTTGGTATTCCACGAAAACGGCTGAAACAGTCTTGA
- the SPOPL gene encoding speckle-type POZ protein-like isoform X4, with product MSREPTPPLSGDMSTGPIAESWCYTQVKVVKFSYMWTINNFSFCREEMGEVLKSSTFSSSPSDKMKWCLRVNPKGLDDESKDYLSLYLLLVSCPKSEVRAKFKFSLLNAKREETKAMESQRAYRFVQGKDWGFKKFIRRDFLLDEANGLLPDDKLTLFCEVSVVQDSVNISGHTNTNTLKVPECRLADDLGNLWENTRFTDCSFFVRGQEFKAHKSVLAARSPVFNAMFEHEMEESKKNRVEINDVDPEVFKEMMRFIYTGKAPNLDKMADNLLAAADKYALERLKVMCEEALCSNLSVENVADTLVLADLHSAEQLKAQAIDFINRCSVLRQLGCKDGKNWNSNQAADIMETSGWKSMIQSHPHLVAEAFRALASAQCPQFGIPRKRLKQS from the exons ATGTCTCGAGAACCCACCCCACCTCTCTCTGGAGATATGTCTACTGGTCCTATAGCAGAAAGCTGGTGTTACACACAG GTTAAAGTTGTAAAATTTTCCTACATGTGGACCATTAATAACTTCAGTTTTTGTCGAGAGGAAATGGGTGAAGTGTTAAAAAGTTCAACGTTCTCATCTAGCCCCAGTGACAAAATGAAATG GTGCCTGAGGGTAAATCCAAAGGGATTAGATGATGAAAGTAAAGACTACTTGTCCTTATATTTGCTTTTAGTCAGCTGTCCAAAAAGTGAAGTTCGAGCAAAATTCAAATTTTCCCTTCTGAATGctaaaagggaagaaacaaaagcaaTGG AAAGCCAAAGAGCATATCGATttgtacaagggaaagactggggttttaaaaaattcattcgaAGGGATTTTTTGCTTGATGAAGCTAATGGTCTTTTACCAGATGACAAGCTTACATTATTTTGTGAG GTGAGTGTGGTCCAAGATTCAGTAAATATATCAGGACATACTAATACAAATACTTTAAAGGTGCCTGAATGTCGACTAGCAGATGATTTAGGTAATCTCTGGGAAAACACAAGATTTACAGATTGCAGTTTTTTCGTGAGAGGACAAGAATTTAAAGCTCATAAATCTGTACTTGCAG CTCGATCCCCAGTTTTTAATGCAATGTTTGAACATGAAATGGAAGAAAGCAAAAAG AATCgagtggaaataaatgatgtAGACCCTgaggtttttaaagaaatgatgagATTCATTTACACAGGGAAGGCGCCAAATCTTGACAAAATGGCTGACAACTTGTTGGCAGCTGCAGACAAA TATGCACTGGAACGGCTGAAGGTCATGTGTGAAGAAGCTTTGTGTAGTAACCTCTCAGTAGAAAATGTTGCTGATACCCTTGTCCTTGCAGATTTGCACAGTGCGGAACAGTTGAAAGCACAAGCCATAGACTTTATTAATAG GTGCAGTGTACTTCGACAGCTTGGGTGTAAAGATGGGAAAAACTGGAACAGCAA ccaAGCAGCAGACATAATGGAAACATCTGGGTGGAAGTCCATGATTCAGTCTCACCCACATTTGGTAGCAGAAGCCTTCCGAGCACTAGCATCTGCACAGTGTCCACAGTTTGGTATTCCACGAAAACGGCTGAAACAGTCTTGA
- the SPOPL gene encoding speckle-type POZ protein-like isoform X5, producing MSREPTPPLSGDMSTGPIAESWCYTQVKVVKFSYMWTINNFSFCREEMGEVLKSSTFSSSPSDKMKWCLRVNPKGLDDESKDYLSLYLLLVSCPKSEVRAKFKFSLLNAKREETKAMESQRAYRFVQGKDWGFKKFIRRDFLLDEANGLLPDDKLTLFCEVSVVQDSVNISGHTNTNTLKVPECRLADDLGNLWENTRFTDCSFFVRGQEFKAHKSVLAARSPVFNAMFEHEMEESKKNRVEINDVDPEVFKEMMRFIYTGKAPNLDKMADNLLAAADKYALERLKVMCEEALCSNLSVENVADTLVLADLHSAEQLKAQAIDFINSQAADIMETSGWKSMIQSHPHLVAEAFRALASAQCPQFGIPRKRLKQS from the exons ATGTCTCGAGAACCCACCCCACCTCTCTCTGGAGATATGTCTACTGGTCCTATAGCAGAAAGCTGGTGTTACACACAG GTTAAAGTTGTAAAATTTTCCTACATGTGGACCATTAATAACTTCAGTTTTTGTCGAGAGGAAATGGGTGAAGTGTTAAAAAGTTCAACGTTCTCATCTAGCCCCAGTGACAAAATGAAATG GTGCCTGAGGGTAAATCCAAAGGGATTAGATGATGAAAGTAAAGACTACTTGTCCTTATATTTGCTTTTAGTCAGCTGTCCAAAAAGTGAAGTTCGAGCAAAATTCAAATTTTCCCTTCTGAATGctaaaagggaagaaacaaaagcaaTGG AAAGCCAAAGAGCATATCGATttgtacaagggaaagactggggttttaaaaaattcattcgaAGGGATTTTTTGCTTGATGAAGCTAATGGTCTTTTACCAGATGACAAGCTTACATTATTTTGTGAG GTGAGTGTGGTCCAAGATTCAGTAAATATATCAGGACATACTAATACAAATACTTTAAAGGTGCCTGAATGTCGACTAGCAGATGATTTAGGTAATCTCTGGGAAAACACAAGATTTACAGATTGCAGTTTTTTCGTGAGAGGACAAGAATTTAAAGCTCATAAATCTGTACTTGCAG CTCGATCCCCAGTTTTTAATGCAATGTTTGAACATGAAATGGAAGAAAGCAAAAAG AATCgagtggaaataaatgatgtAGACCCTgaggtttttaaagaaatgatgagATTCATTTACACAGGGAAGGCGCCAAATCTTGACAAAATGGCTGACAACTTGTTGGCAGCTGCAGACAAA TATGCACTGGAACGGCTGAAGGTCATGTGTGAAGAAGCTTTGTGTAGTAACCTCTCAGTAGAAAATGTTGCTGATACCCTTGTCCTTGCAGATTTGCACAGTGCGGAACAGTTGAAAGCACAAGCCATAGACTTTATTAATAG ccaAGCAGCAGACATAATGGAAACATCTGGGTGGAAGTCCATGATTCAGTCTCACCCACATTTGGTAGCAGAAGCCTTCCGAGCACTAGCATCTGCACAGTGTCCACAGTTTGGTATTCCACGAAAACGGCTGAAACAGTCTTGA
- the SPOPL gene encoding speckle-type POZ protein-like isoform X2, whose translation MSREPTPPLSGDMSTGPIAESWCYTQVKVVKFSYMWTINNFSFCREEMGEVLKSSTFSSSPSDKMKWCLRVNPKGLDDESKDYLSLYLLLVSCPKSEVRAKFKFSLLNAKREETKAMESQRAYRFVQGKDWGFKKFIRRDFLLDEANGLLPDDKLTLFCEHLQHCLQKRRKHCTGLPKELPPPLPCKWCCRQVSVVQDSVNISGHTNTNTLKVPECRLADDLGNLWENTRFTDCSFFVRGQEFKAHKSVLAARSPVFNAMFEHEMEESKKNRVEINDVDPEVFKEMMRFIYTGKAPNLDKMADNLLAAADKYALERLKVMCEEALCSNLSVENVADTLVLADLHSAEQLKAQAIDFINSQAADIMETSGWKSMIQSHPHLVAEAFRALASAQCPQFGIPRKRLKQS comes from the exons ATGTCTCGAGAACCCACCCCACCTCTCTCTGGAGATATGTCTACTGGTCCTATAGCAGAAAGCTGGTGTTACACACAG GTTAAAGTTGTAAAATTTTCCTACATGTGGACCATTAATAACTTCAGTTTTTGTCGAGAGGAAATGGGTGAAGTGTTAAAAAGTTCAACGTTCTCATCTAGCCCCAGTGACAAAATGAAATG GTGCCTGAGGGTAAATCCAAAGGGATTAGATGATGAAAGTAAAGACTACTTGTCCTTATATTTGCTTTTAGTCAGCTGTCCAAAAAGTGAAGTTCGAGCAAAATTCAAATTTTCCCTTCTGAATGctaaaagggaagaaacaaaagcaaTGG AAAGCCAAAGAGCATATCGATttgtacaagggaaagactggggttttaaaaaattcattcgaAGGGATTTTTTGCTTGATGAAGCTAATGGTCTTTTACCAGATGACAAGCTTACATTATTTTGTGAG CATCTCCAGCACTGCTTGCAGAAGAGGAGGAAGCATTGCACTGGCCTACCTAAAGAactgcctcctcccctcccctgcaagTGGTGCTGTAGACAG GTGAGTGTGGTCCAAGATTCAGTAAATATATCAGGACATACTAATACAAATACTTTAAAGGTGCCTGAATGTCGACTAGCAGATGATTTAGGTAATCTCTGGGAAAACACAAGATTTACAGATTGCAGTTTTTTCGTGAGAGGACAAGAATTTAAAGCTCATAAATCTGTACTTGCAG CTCGATCCCCAGTTTTTAATGCAATGTTTGAACATGAAATGGAAGAAAGCAAAAAG AATCgagtggaaataaatgatgtAGACCCTgaggtttttaaagaaatgatgagATTCATTTACACAGGGAAGGCGCCAAATCTTGACAAAATGGCTGACAACTTGTTGGCAGCTGCAGACAAA TATGCACTGGAACGGCTGAAGGTCATGTGTGAAGAAGCTTTGTGTAGTAACCTCTCAGTAGAAAATGTTGCTGATACCCTTGTCCTTGCAGATTTGCACAGTGCGGAACAGTTGAAAGCACAAGCCATAGACTTTATTAATAG ccaAGCAGCAGACATAATGGAAACATCTGGGTGGAAGTCCATGATTCAGTCTCACCCACATTTGGTAGCAGAAGCCTTCCGAGCACTAGCATCTGCACAGTGTCCACAGTTTGGTATTCCACGAAAACGGCTGAAACAGTCTTGA